From Oryzias melastigma strain HK-1 linkage group LG17, ASM292280v2, whole genome shotgun sequence:
ggatcagttTAAGgttattattgtatttctaaacaaatgtgtaaaaatgtctagactctaaattgaattgaagaatcgaaagaattgaaaaagaTCAGAATCTAGTGGATTCTGCAAATGATCATCATTCCCAGCCCTTCAATCGTTCCCAGCCCTTCCATCATTCCCAGCCCTTCAATCGTTCCCAGCCCTACCATCATTCCCAGCCCTTCCATCATTCCCAGCCCTTCCATCATTCCCAGCCCTTCCATCATTCCCAGCTCTACCATCATTCCCAGCTCTACCATCATTCCCAGCCCTACCATCATTCCCAGCCCTTCCATCATTCCCAGCCCTACCATCATTCCGAACCCTACCATCATTCCCAGCTCTACCATCATTCCCAGCCCTTCCATCATTCCCAGCCCTACCATCATTCCCAGCCCTACCATCATGCCCAGCCCTACCATCATTCCCAGCTCTACCATCATTCCCAGCTCTACCATCATTCCCAGAGTTCTTTTCATTACGGTTATGCAGTCTTTAGCCAAGATCAGAAAAacttgtttctgcagagcgtcagAAGCTCATTTGAAATTcccatctgagttgtgggcgggactgttgcctGGAAGTTATCCAGGCAACAGTTATGTTAAAGACACcagaaacaccattttcatgtgagtgggtctttaaaaactgtatttgtttttgtggctttcaTCAGAGGATCTGCTCTGCATCTTTGCCGAGTTAAATGTTTGCTcaaaaacaattgtaaaaatattttagcagcatttgAGATCAGTGTCAGTGTTACCTACTAAAACATCGTGATACTTCACATAATTCGTTTTTTCTCCTACGCCCCAACAGACAGGGTCATACTGACTCACGGCAGAAAGTCCTCTGATCACTGACTATACTCACTTTAGCTACGTGTTTCACTTCACTCTAACAGGTTTTATCAGACTTGAGTGATTTCTTCACGgtttctgtttgtgtcttcCAGGAGGACTCCGGGCTGACCGACAGCATCGAGCAGGAAGTGTTTCACCGGAGCTCGCGCCTCGTGAGCGCCTCCTACAGACGGACGATTCGAGCCCTGGTGTTCGCCTTCAAGCACAACTCCCAGGTCACGACCCAGGTGAAGAACGGCGACATGTCAGTCAACCGACTCGTGTctgattacaaaaaataagtgaaGCATCGGACTGCACACCGGTTTTTAAGAAgagtctttgtttttcagtgaaaaacaaaaaagtgttgtgGTTTTGTTAATATGGGTGACCTCTGTGACCTCTGGTCAGTGACCTCTGTGACCTCTGGTCAGTGACCTCTGGTCAGTGACCTCTGTGACCTCTGGTCAGTGACCTCTGTGACCTCTGGTCAGTGACCTCTGATCAGTGACCTCTGTGACCTCTGATCAGTGACCTCTGGGACCTCTGGTCAGTGACCTCTGTGACCTCTGGTCAGTGACCTCTGTGACCTCTGGTCAGTGACCTGCACACTGATCGTGATCCTGACCATGTAAATGCCAGTTGTGCAGCTCTTTGGGTTGATGTTTCACGTCAAGTGTGTAGTTTGTGGTACAGCGTCATATCTGGGATGGATGTACCTTTGGATCTCctcatttagaaaaacatgttagccacaaccaaaaaatggcagccatttgtaaagatggcagcCATACACTCAAtcattataaaaatattcaatctCAGTTTGTCTCAGACTCAACAATACAGGCTGTTGATGCATCAAATGCAGCCTGTTACCTTGAGGAGAGTCCACAGAATCCTGTTATATGTATaatgcacacacattcatatATACATAACTGTGGCTAACGTGCTTTTCTGAAAGGTGATCCGGAGGTTCTTCATGCTAAACTTGGTGTTTTTACCCCAGACTGCATGATTATTTTGATAACCAGCTCCACTATGAATCCTTATCAATCCTTCCTCCTAACTGAGGTTCTGTTCACGTTTTTACTCAAAGCTTAAGCATGAAATGCTccttaaatgaaaacttttagaACGTCTCAGTAATGAGAGGATCCCCAGTCCAAGTGTGGTGAACTGCTGGCCTGTTTGTACCACGAACACATGACCTCTGTTAAAGTCATCATGTTAAAACGGTTCTTTGagttttctgctgctgaaaaacACTCAACTTTTGGaacaagatttttatttattttaatgtttgttaaaGGAGCAAAGCTTGAATATTTACTGCTGATGTCAATATCTTAtggaaatgtacatttttttactgtcacCTTTGTTTTCGTGTCAAGATTCAAATAAAGACATTCCAGTCCAATCCTGATCCTCTGAATCAGTTCATCCATGATCCTAATCCTGGTTTGGGATCATGGAGCCTCCTCAGCTACAGAGGGATGAAGATGAGGTTAATGCCGGACAGTTCTCCGGTCCACCATAGagtaacacaaacacagatagTCACACATGAgggtcaaactcagtcgcacaggaGGCcgaatccaaacacaccttacgCTGCGGGCCGAACAGGTAAAACATGtagtgaacactctaaaactacatttttaaacctttaaatctgtaactttttaacataatcatgaactggatatatagcattacctgcaataatgctgtaagctgaatttggccgctgaagatgctgaagctgatatccagctaaaatattagctaaatattaaattagcaaaaaaaaacttaggttagctaaaacagctagcctgtagctgaaatattagctaaactcaaatagcctaaaaaatcttagtaaataccaaaatattccagaaagttagcaaaatgccaattttttaaacttcaaaaccataactttttagcataattatgaataataaaaaggcaggaatattattccagaataaatcaagttaaacttcaaataactttcaatattttactctccataaaaatatattttgtcaaaattatacaagttagaaatgagaacaagataacatcgggtcattaataaactaaaatgatctggagggccggatagaattacctggagggccggatccggcccccgggccgtgactttgacacgtgctctagaATCATTCATGAACCTGAGAAGCATGAAGCAGGAGAATCCAACAGGGGTTTGAACCTGGACCTCCTGGTGTAAGGTGAGGGTGCTGACCACTCCACCACGTGTGGTTCTGTTCAGTGGTTTTCTCAGAACCAGCTGGAGCTCCTGAGCTTAGACGATGACTCAGCGTTTTTCTGACCTGTGAGTTCTGTAGCCGCTCCAGAAACTCACCGTCTCTTAAACGTTTCGTTTAATCTGATggtttttattggaatttttttggtttaaaacgtGATAAAGGGTCCATGACGTGTTTGTCACAGCTACAGCTCCTCCAGTTTCTTCACATTTGTGTCAAACAGCAGTTTTCTAAAGAGGACCTTCAGCCTGTGAGCTACAGCAGCACCAGCCAGACGATGGCGATGACCATCAGAATGACGGCCAGGACGCAGATGCTGATGAAGACGATGTCGCTCAGGTCGTGAGGCTCCGCCTCGGGGAGCGCGGCGTAGCCAGGGCTGTGGCTGGCGGTCTGCAGAGCCTGCTCCTCTAGACGCCGCTCCTCTGCGGAGATGATGGACACGGACGCCACCTTCCGCTGCGCGTCACACTGCACCTTGTATTCCTGCACGCTCTGCTGCTTCCCGTCGGAGAAGTCGATGTAGAGCTTGTTGACCAGCATGGTGATGTTCCggtgtttctgcagagaagacACGCACAGGTGTGGACGTGGCGTCTTTGACAGCCGAGCTGCACCAGCGTCAGGTGAGAGCTGCTCACCTGGCTGGCCGTTCCACAGTTGACGAACTGCGCCAGGATCTTGTAGGAGGTGGAGGTGAGCTGAGCCGTGCAGCTGGGGTTCCCCAGGTAGATGCTCTCCCGGTCCAGCTGGGGTAAGGACTGCTGCGGGATCAGGATGGTGAACTCTGAGCGCGTGCAGCTCACGTTCACAGGGACCACTGAGGATAGACAGGTGTCTGAACAGGTGTCTCATCAGGCTGCGTCCGGCAGCACCACCAGAACTGAAACAAGAAGGTCAGGAATCGGTGACGTTACCTCCGAGGTAGGAGGCGCTGAAGCCTCTGTGAGCTTCGGTCCGGTCTGTGCTGAGCACCACTAGCAGCTTGTTCCCCTTGGAGAGGATGAAGGGGGGTTGCTCCCGGCCGCACCAGCGGCCCAGCAGGGCGTCGGCCTCGCTGTTGCCATCGTGAACCGCCACAGAGTCGTAGTCGCACTGGTCGGACAGACGGTTGCGGTCCTCCAGGTCCATCACCGGGAAGAAGAGTTTGATCCGGTAGCCGGCGGCCAGGGAGATGCTCCAGTGGCAGTTGATGTTGTTGGGGTAGATGTGGGGGTAATGTGGGCTGCTGAAGTTACCGCTAATCGCTGACAGCACCTGCTGACATTCACCTGTCAAAGCAGAGCATCGTCAGTCAGGTAACTTCATGAGAACATCGGGAACACCCAGAGAGGCTGGACCCaacatttcagagaaaacttCTCTGAAGGTCAGAAATGGAGGCGGAGCAAACACTGCCCTCAAAGGCAGAAAAAGGTGCTGACTCATCACGAGTCTCTGCTGACTCCAGACACACCTGAGGATCACATGATCAGTTAGAAATCACAGCTGAGGCACGTGCACAATGACGCCAAGAGCAGGAAGATCGAACTGTCCACTGGGATGATTACAATATGAGGAAATGATGCCCCACTTCATCACTGCATCACTACCATCATCACCACCATCATCACTATCTCCACCAGCATCACCACCATCaacatcatcatcaccatcctcaccatcaccatcatcaccacCATCAACATCATCACAATCCTCACCTtcaccaccatcatcatcactaccatcaccatcatcaccatcacAATCCTCAccatcaccatcatcaccacCATCCTCAccatcaccatcatcaccatcaccatcatcaccatcacCATCATCACAATCCTCAccatcaccatcatcaccaccatcaccaccatcaccatcatcaccatcaccatcatcaccaccatcaacatcatcaccatcatcatcatcaccccCAATCTCCATCATCACAATCCTCACCatcaccaccatcatcatcactaccatcaccatcatcaccatcacAATCCTCACCatcaccatcaccaccaccatcaccaccatcatcatcaccatcaccaTCCTCACCATCACCAGCCTCACcttcaccatcatcatcatcacaatCCTCAccatcaccatcatcaccacCATCATCAGAATCCTCAccatcaccatcatcaccacTGTATTAGCCATGGATCCAACTGTAGTGTATATTAGGTgaaggaatatatatatatatatatcaattttAGTTTCGTTTGCAGTCGTATTGTGCAGTTAATCCACATGTTTTTGGGTGGAGACATTTTTCTCGTGATTATAACTCACCTGTGGATTTTGCACCTGTAGGTTagaggggggaggggctggGTCGCCACATTTTTTGTAGGCCGCTTTTTGTTGCGTTttgcacatttgttttgttttattcttttgcttACAATAAGCCAGTCATTGATGTATATCACTGGATTGGTCTTTGCCTGttcgctgctatagacagacACGTGCGCGCCCAGGCGCCATCGTCATGCATGGAGTCATGGCGGCAGAACGGAGCTATTtcaatggaggacaggcagacatcAACCACAGAAATCAGGCTAGCTCCTCATTTCTGaaccaatttttacaaaatgtggctcaaattaaagcttagaaaaggATTGATCTTGTGGTATATTTAAATTGGTACTTTTTCAGACCTCCGCCATTCATTACTCAAGAAGACTCAATGAATAGTGATGGCGCATGTCTGTCCcgccgtatgtcacgtgacttccaatccagtaatacaCATCATTGGCCAGGGTCATCCAGAGTGGATTTAATgaccttttttgtctttaataaaAGGTTCAAAGCCTGACCTAATTTAAGTCCCTTTGTGTAGCGCGTCACACAATAAGCGGCCCAGCGTCAGCCTCTCAGCagcttttgattttttgttataGTCACTACAACCAGCATCACCACCATCACTGctggagtttttccttaccgggaaggagggtctaagggcgggaataaccagtttatttagtctgtttagtttttacctattgtttATATgttatgaccgactttctgcttctgtaaaataaCTTGACTGAAGCCCAAGGAGGCAATTGTTTTGTGTAATTgggccatataaataaaataaattgaattgaactggccagatcagtgtttcccaaccctggtcctcagggtccggcatttttttaatctgaccctgctcaaacacacctgcctttgatgaccgtcattgtcaggcttctgctgagcccatagactgtatataagaatggactgagcgagcaatgaggtcccccattggaaatgcattacctcctctcctcgcgaaagtaggccgccgctttcaccgtcacttcctgaaacggataccgccatttgtaaacaatcttcagcgattggtctgagtcatagctgagtcatggaatctacaggaagtactgtcgccaatcaggagtgagtttattgcaaccgtctgcctctttccacgcctcgaccacgagaccgcggatgtaaacagcttctactttaataacggcggagaatcgtacaagtcattgttgaagcctttgagggagaaccattccaacatttgattctgtcagcggtcctttgggatttacttacatttattcctttttgtcgagataaaaggagcatttgggtgacgccgtgccCGAACTGCCCGCCATCCCCTTGCGCGTGGACCGCAGCGTTCTTCAAATGCGttgccaggttacagtctgatcagatgcacgtgagaagcgcgttcagtggtatttaaaataaataaccattctaacaagtgaacagctggatctttttctgtttgaaaatacgaccaggtcctttcaagtttgtctcgcgctcctcagacggctgcgtctaattcaggctgaagctggaaaagtgaagaagatgaaactttggttggtgattttatggaggagctgtaccattccgtatgatacgcaacttataatttataagctacaatcaaaacagtgaaataaagaaaaacgaacgttaaacaaagaaaaaagtccaaacacataacctcagagtgaaatctatttctacagagtaaatcctcatctaaaaatgtcgacagcatgctcctcttgttgttttaaactgctgcatcggtacattccattgaggaaaacaacagtaggacaatgattggtacattgttgaattgtaaagtaggtgttaaaaggtcttcaaggacccattgatgaagtctgctcccattggctacccgtcacctgtcaatcaaaccccccagacggtcgacgtcagacccacaaacggttattgagccatctgattggtcaatttataactctaataacttgtgataatggaaaaaaatctttaaaaaaaattaggattagaaaaaagaagttaatcagaaagcagcagaggaagaatgattattctgacatataaaatgactgagaaataactgtctgtttcccaatgtaagtcaatgggactttggcctttttggagcccagtggtacttcctataaggaacaggaaggaggggggcttgctctgtccagttattcttatacagtctatggctgagcctgatgatga
This genomic window contains:
- the cdcp2 gene encoding CUB domain-containing protein 2 isoform X1, whose product is MNVSVFHLQAPAAEGRMALRTAVLALLLLVFRASSKKGVKCGGILSASSGNISSPNFPGLYPYNLHCSWLMVVPEGSSVLLSFHHFELEHHDSCAYDYVKIYNGVSEDEGNLLGKFCGDAPPPRFTSSWNVMSLIFHSDRHVAFRGFSAGYSKDMCGGVLTGLSGVISSPGYPQEYSNNADCSWTVQVSNASVVTFVFLDFQLENNEGCNFDFVSLFDGSTLSHQHLGKFCGGEKPPNVITTSNQLLVVFKSDFNIGGRGFKAYYYSGECQQVLSAISGNFSSPHYPHIYPNNINCHWSISLAAGYRIKLFFPVMDLEDRNRLSDQCDYDSVAVHDGNSEADALLGRWCGREQPPFILSKGNKLLVVLSTDRTEAHRGFSASYLGVVPVNVSCTRSEFTILIPQQSLPQLDRESIYLGNPSCTAQLTSTSYKILAQFVNCGTASQKHRNITMLVNKLYIDFSDGKQQSVQEYKVQCDAQRKVASVSIISAEERRLEEQALQTASHSPGYAALPEAEPHDLSDIVFISICVLAVILMVIAIVWLVLL
- the cdcp2 gene encoding CUB domain-containing protein 2 isoform X2, which encodes MALRTAVLALLLLVFRASSKKGVKCGGILSASSGNISSPNFPGLYPYNLHCSWLMVVPEGSSVLLSFHHFELEHHDSCAYDYVKIYNGVSEDEGNLLGKFCGDAPPPRFTSSWNVMSLIFHSDRHVAFRGFSAGYSKDMCGGVLTGLSGVISSPGYPQEYSNNADCSWTVQVSNASVVTFVFLDFQLENNEGCNFDFVSLFDGSTLSHQHLGKFCGGEKPPNVITTSNQLLVVFKSDFNIGGRGFKAYYYSGECQQVLSAISGNFSSPHYPHIYPNNINCHWSISLAAGYRIKLFFPVMDLEDRNRLSDQCDYDSVAVHDGNSEADALLGRWCGREQPPFILSKGNKLLVVLSTDRTEAHRGFSASYLGVVPVNVSCTRSEFTILIPQQSLPQLDRESIYLGNPSCTAQLTSTSYKILAQFVNCGTASQKHRNITMLVNKLYIDFSDGKQQSVQEYKVQCDAQRKVASVSIISAEERRLEEQALQTASHSPGYAALPEAEPHDLSDIVFISICVLAVILMVIAIVWLVLL